The Verrucomicrobium spinosum DSM 4136 = JCM 18804 DNA segment ATGTCTCCTATTACCTCCAGCAGGGCGTCGGTCGATCTCTCGGCACTATGCACAAGTTTTGCCTGGGCTTCTGAGAGCGGAGTATCACGGAGCAATTGAAGCATGCCAAGCACCCCATTCATCGGTGTGCGAATCTCGTGGCTCATGCTTGCAACAAAGATGCTCTTGGAGCGGCTTGCCGCCTCCGCTTGCTCACAGGCCATCCGCTGCATGGCCTGCACTTCCCGAAGCTGCTGCTCCAGCTCCTTCTGCCGGGTCATGTCCACATACGTACCCACGAACCGGCAGACCCTGTCCCTCCCATCCCGCAGCGCCCTGCCCCTCGCCATCATCCACACATAGGTCCCATCCTTGCGGCGATAGCGGGCGATATTCTCGAACACCTCTGTCTCCCCTTGCAAATGACCCCTGATCAAGTCGTTGTTCCGGAAGCGATCGGCAGGATGCAGCAACTCCTCCCACGACGTCGGCCCCGAACCGACGTCCTCTTTCTCGTACCCCAACATCGTCTTCCACAGGTCCGAGAAGGAGATGGTATTGGTGGCGAGATCCCAGTCCCACAGCCCCACTTTGCTTCCATCGATCGCCAGCTTCAGTTGCTCCTCGGATTTTCTGATCCTTTCCACCTGCGCGGCGATGACCTTGTGATTGCGGCGGTTCACCTCCAGCTCCGCGACCTTCTGGACAAAGACCTCAAACGGCTCGCAGCGCCCTGCTTCCATCGGAGTGTGAAACGGACTTCTCCCTTTGGAAGTCCCGGTCAGCAGCAAGCAGACAGGCTTGCCGCCATGGTCCAGACAGGTCCCCAAGACAAGCTGACCAAATGCCATGCCCTTTGGTTGGGAGGCCAGAGCTTCCGGGGAGAATACTGTGGTCTCCACCCCCACCTCTTCGAATCGATCTGCCAGCCAGGGGCGCAGCATGGTAAGTGAAGCGCGATCATACACTCCACCTTCCACTGCCAAAGGGCCCGGAGCCAAACGGCCTGCATCATCGACCGGCCAGTGGATCCCGTATTCTTGTTCGAACACGTCAACCAAGGCTTCTGCAACCACCCCGGCAAAGGCGACATCACTCCGCGCCTGCAGGGCCGCGGTGCTAAAGGCCGCAATACGCCGGAACCTTCCCAGCTCCTCATCCAGCTGATGCTGTGCTTCTACCAAACGCTGCTCAACCACAGAGAACCGCGTCACGCGCAGTTGCAAGGCCTCATACTTCGAGCGCAGCTCTTCCATAGACAGTGAGCCTGCCTCGCTCGTCACCGGGATGGAGGTCTCTGAATTCATGCGTCCTGCATGAGGGCATCAGTCTCGATACAGCGCATAGATCGCTGTGGTGTAGTTGTGATATGAGTTATTGCCTCCCAGCCGGGCAAATTCCCCGAACCCGTACATCCCCAGCCAGGGGGGCACCTCCCCCCCGGCAGAAAGCGGATATTGCATGCGCCCGACCAGTTCCTCTTTCATGACCCTGTTGAAGAGGTACCTGCCGCGCGCCAGACAGTCAGCGTGAAATACCGCCACCGGTTTCTTCCCTCCCGCTCGTTCATTCATCTGAGTCATCATCCTGTCCATGTCGGCAAAGATGCGGTCCTCATCTCTCACTGTCAGCCACAGGCGGGTTCCTTCCGTGATGCCGGTGGAATAATGCATGGTGCCGTCCTCATCGCGCCGCGTCACCACCCTTAAAATGTGGGGATTTCCATATTCCGCCGCCAGGGATTCGGGCAGTGCTTCTGCGAGGGCGCCAATCGGGATGGAATCGCCGCAGTTGGCCAAGCCGGGCTCCAAACCCAGTCGGGTTGTGTACTCCGTCCAGGCTGGTTTGCCATCCAGCTCATAGACGCGAGTCCCCTCCGCACGCGTCACGATCATAGGCTCCCCGACTGCAACAAACCCATGCGTCGCCTGGGTGCTGACTGAGAGCGAAGGGTCGCAGAACCCCACCGCCCACGCTCCATGCTCGTACACCTGGTTGTCCACCATTTGAAAGCTCACCGCCCCTCGCATATTGTCGGAGGAAGTCGCTCCAAAGAGGGTCACTTCAGGGCCCAAGACGGCCTCAAAGCCAGCTATAGCAGCCTGATTGTCGATATCGATTCCAGAAGACAGATAGTTCACCATATTGATCCCAGGACGCTGAGACTTAAGGGATTGAGCCATCTCCACTGCACGTTCATAGGCGTTTCTGCCGTTGATGTCAGGCGTGTGCGCGACCGCAAAATCATCTCCCCGGACAGCCATCAACGCGACATCCTTCATGGACTCACTAACGCCCTCCCGCCCCACCGTCCCACAACATGACGCCCCCACCACACGGGCTCCTGGTGCCAACTTGCGCACTTGATCCACCAGCTGCTGGTAGTTGTGCCCGATCGAAGCGCAGACAAACACCAGATCGCAGGCTGGATCTTCGCCCAAAGCTGATTCCATACATTCTGAAATGGCTCCTTTGGAGCTGACCATTCGAGTCGAAGCGGAGAAAAAGTTCAGCATGGCAATGCAACCAATACATTCTGTACTGCCATTTAGTCATCCCCACAATCGGGGGGGGGGCGAAACTATTTATGAGAGCCCGCAGCGATCATTATCGGGCTTCATCGGCGGACATTGAGTGCTCGCGAATTCTCGCCGCCAATCCGTCGGTGATCTGGGCGAATTGTCCCGGGGAGTAGGAGGAGGCTCGCGCCGAGAAAATCAAATGAATCCCGGGGGATGATCCAGGCCAGAAGGTGCGCTTGAGATAAACGCCGTAGCCGGACACCACTTCCGACCCCATCAAAAAGTACTCCCGGTACAGCACCTCTCCGGTGGAGACAACTTCTGGCTCGGAGGGGGTTGGCTTCAACTGCAGTCCTCGGTAGGCGGCACATACCATCAGCGTATGGTGCCGCCCCCCGCCCTGCGGGCCGAGCCAGTCAATGCGGATGTCCCGGGGCGAATTGGAAAGTCGTATCTGATACTCCGCTGGTGAAATGGCGATGGGATGGAGGGACTTGGGTGGTCCCCCGCCGACTGCATCAGACGTCCACCACTGGGAGACGAACGGAAGGACGAAGAACACGGTGGCGAGGCATGCCTGACGGATCTTTACCGGAGCGTCAACACCGGCTAAAGCTCCCATCCCCGGCCCTCCAGACTTTCGGAGGCCTCCTCGCATTTCCCAAGCTGCTGCACATGCTGCAACCACGAATAGCGCGATGGACCACGGCTGGCCTGCTACAACCGGAATACAAAGAAACGCAAGAACAGGCACCACCAGGCTTCGCCAGAAGCAAAATCCTCCCCAGGGGGAAAGCATCAACCAGGGAAGCCAGAGCGACTCCATACTGGACCACGCGATCCAAAGCCCACCGACCGACCAAATGATCACCGTCAGGCGCTGCTCAAGGGTGGTTCTAAAATCACGGCCAGCCATCCTTGCTGCCAGGGCGCTCAAGGCAGCCAAGGTCACCCACAAGCCACCGGGCTCCGGCAGCCTGACTGTGATGAGGCTGAACACCGCCGCAAGGAAGACGGCCGCCATCCACCGCGACTGACGCCCTGCCGGACGTTGCACTGAGAGAAAGGCCATCATGGGAGGAAGCACCAGCAGGAACCCGAGCAGGTAATGCAGCTGGGGAGTTTCCACTCGCGGCCACACCATCCACCGATACCCCAATATTGCGGCGACCCTCAAAACGTTAAGGACAAATGCCAGGGGGAGTGAAACTGCCATCTGAATGGCAAGCGTCCTTACATTCCGCGTGAGCACCCAGTTCGCGGCCGCGGCCGCCATCAGCACATACAGGGTCGCGAATCCCGCGCAATCCACCGACCATGGCACCCTCAGGTGACCCACACAGATATTGCCTGCCTCCCAAATGATTGGCACGCCAGCGACATTCAGCATTTTAACCATCGCCATGGCCACGATGCCGGACACTCGATCCTCGCCAAAGTACCCCACGCCGCCTGTAGCGACAGCAAGGCTGGCGGCAGCGCCCCAGAGCCAAGGAGAGAGAACTTTCCCTTCAGACATTGAGGTCAGTTCATTGTATTTCCGGCCAGCTGGGACCGGGCTCGGGACCAAACCGTCAGCGCTATGAGACCCAATGCCGCAATCAGGACCATCGCAGGCGGCGCGGGTGCCGCTGGTGCCGGGAGCATGGGGGCACCGCCAGGTGCCGCCGCGGTGGAATCAGAGGTCGGTGGCAGCGGAGAAGCACTGGAGCCGACCGCAGCAGCCTCGGTGGCATTTACCACCGACTCGGAAATGACGGGTGCGGAAGAGGTGGACGCAACGGAAGACGGCAGAGCTGACCACCCAATATTGGCATTCTCAAGAGCCAGGGCGTCACGGGCGCTCAATAGTGCGAAGTCTTCAAACCCTCCTGAGAAGTCAAAAAAAGCGTCGTTCGCAGACTTGGAATTACCCGTGTCCAAAAACTGGACCTCTATCCTGGCGGCAAGGACTTGCCCCTCAAATGCGATTCGGTTGAATGACAGCACGTCGTCGAAATGACTCAGGTCGAAACCTTGTGTGGCACCGGTGATCTGACTGCTCCCCCCTTGGCCGATCAAAGTTTGATAACTTTGAAGGGTGCTGCCACCAGCGGGTATCAAAACTGCCGACGTGTTGGTCGAGTAGTTGGTAAATACATACGTCCCCTTGCTGGTGACCACTACCAACTGGGCAGACTTCAGCGCTACTCCTACAGAGGCGTTGCTTTCGTTGCCAGCGGCATCTTCATTGACATCCACACCAAGCAACAAGGAGCCACTGGAGGTAACTTGTTTGGCCAGTTGATCACCAGTGATGTCCTTGAGGAGATTGATGGTGCCCGACCCTCGATGGATCTTGTCCGTCAAGTTGGTGGAAACCTGGGCACTGACTGCGAGCACAGTGGAAGCGAAAAAGAGGAGGGCGATAACGTTGTGGTGGATTCTCATGGCGTGATGGTTGGCGAGAGGCACGTTGACTGGCGGAAAACCGGGGGGCTAACCGCCGAAGATAATTGAAAAGCGATCCAGGCCTGCAGCCGCTCCCGCATCACCAGCTTCAGCGCACTCGCCCCCGGCCTCCCCGGGTGCAAACACGCCCCGGCGAGACATTTGAAGGTGGACCATCCGCCCGGCCAGGCTGGCTTCAGGTGGTGCATTGCCGCGAGTTGAAAGGTCACCTGCGCAAAGAGCCGCTCCCGGCGGGGGCCATTCCGAACATAGGAGAAGGGGAATTCCAGCCGGCGGCAGATGAAGCCCGCTGCAAGCTGTTGCAAGGCCCAAGCATAGTCCTCAGCGGTAGGCAGAGATTCGTCAAAAGGGCATTTCTCCCAGAGGTTCCGCCGGATCATCCCCATGCTGTTGCTATAGATGGAGCCAAATTTGAGCCCCTTTTCCCGAACCTCGCCCAGATCAATGCTGTCACTGTAAAAAGTGTCTTCATCCCATTTCCCGCTGACACAGGCAACCGTGGGATC contains these protein-coding regions:
- a CDS encoding archaeosortase/exosortase family protein, yielding MSEGKVLSPWLWGAAASLAVATGGVGYFGEDRVSGIVAMAMVKMLNVAGVPIIWEAGNICVGHLRVPWSVDCAGFATLYVLMAAAAANWVLTRNVRTLAIQMAVSLPLAFVLNVLRVAAILGYRWMVWPRVETPQLHYLLGFLLVLPPMMAFLSVQRPAGRQSRWMAAVFLAAVFSLITVRLPEPGGLWVTLAALSALAARMAGRDFRTTLEQRLTVIIWSVGGLWIAWSSMESLWLPWLMLSPWGGFCFWRSLVVPVLAFLCIPVVAGQPWSIALFVVAACAAAWEMRGGLRKSGGPGMGALAGVDAPVKIRQACLATVFFVLPFVSQWWTSDAVGGGPPKSLHPIAISPAEYQIRLSNSPRDIRIDWLGPQGGGRHHTLMVCAAYRGLQLKPTPSEPEVVSTGEVLYREYFLMGSEVVSGYGVYLKRTFWPGSSPGIHLIFSARASSYSPGQFAQITDGLAARIREHSMSADEAR
- a CDS encoding glycosyltransferase family 2 protein encodes the protein MRPYERRYADLVIANAISPKPTVGVLIRYAQSAETLPGVLASLDRQTRKPDQILGVDSAGCAACGELIRQSGGVVLRWMHEYEHSRVLNFGLQHLHTDYVLVLSSHTVLDDPCVLERMTAAMEDPTVACVSGKWDEDTFYSDSIDLGEVREKGLKFGSIYSNSMGMIRRNLWEKCPFDESLPTAEDYAWALQQLAAGFICRRLEFPFSYVRNGPRRERLFAQVTFQLAAMHHLKPAWPGGWSTFKCLAGACLHPGRPGASALKLVMRERLQAWIAFQLSSAVSPPVFRQSTCLSPTITP
- a CDS encoding PAS domain-containing hybrid sensor histidine kinase/response regulator, with protein sequence MNSETSIPVTSEAGSLSMEELRSKYEALQLRVTRFSVVEQRLVEAQHQLDEELGRFRRIAAFSTAALQARSDVAFAGVVAEALVDVFEQEYGIHWPVDDAGRLAPGPLAVEGGVYDRASLTMLRPWLADRFEEVGVETTVFSPEALASQPKGMAFGQLVLGTCLDHGGKPVCLLLTGTSKGRSPFHTPMEAGRCEPFEVFVQKVAELEVNRRNHKVIAAQVERIRKSEEQLKLAIDGSKVGLWDWDLATNTISFSDLWKTMLGYEKEDVGSGPTSWEELLHPADRFRNNDLIRGHLQGETEVFENIARYRRKDGTYVWMMARGRALRDGRDRVCRFVGTYVDMTRQKELEQQLREVQAMQRMACEQAEAASRSKSIFVASMSHEIRTPMNGVLGMLQLLRDTPLSEAQAKLVHSAERSTDALLEVIGDILDLSKVESGKMELTIKPFQLASLFSEIQSLMQVRADAKDIQMVFAVPADLPEWVAGDAGCIRQILINIIGNAVKFTERGRVDVEVECSLRPSSEPGGKVVQLNVSVRDTGVGFGEEFFSRIFQPFSRNEEAGGLRQGGTGLGLAISKSLAELMGGSISAHSVLKQGSQFQIGLPLPVVPPPLGASLKAQAPAGGLPPAFRGRVLVVEDNETGQTVASLMLQQFGLEVEIAANGAEAVERVRSAVSAYDMILMDCQMPVMNGFEATRVIRLHEGETGQGRMPIIALSANVQPDDIAACLDCGMDDFLSKPLRKEALHNKLAAYLPHKGTSRVACESL
- a CDS encoding FIST signal transduction protein yields the protein MESALGEDPACDLVFVCASIGHNYQQLVDQVRKLAPGARVVGASCCGTVGREGVSESMKDVALMAVRGDDFAVAHTPDINGRNAYERAVEMAQSLKSQRPGINMVNYLSSGIDIDNQAAIAGFEAVLGPEVTLFGATSSDNMRGAVSFQMVDNQVYEHGAWAVGFCDPSLSVSTQATHGFVAVGEPMIVTRAEGTRVYELDGKPAWTEYTTRLGLEPGLANCGDSIPIGALAEALPESLAAEYGNPHILRVVTRRDEDGTMHYSTGITEGTRLWLTVRDEDRIFADMDRMMTQMNERAGGKKPVAVFHADCLARGRYLFNRVMKEELVGRMQYPLSAGGEVPPWLGMYGFGEFARLGGNNSYHNYTTAIYALYRD